Part of the Flavobacterium sp. MDT1-60 genome, GATTTGGCATTAAAGTGACCATAGTAGAACCGGGAGGTTTTTCCACAGATTTCTTCGGTAACACTTCTCTTGCATTGAGCGAATCAATAGCAGATTACGATGGTATAAGAAAAGATTTTTATGAGCACGCTAAGGAACAGGATTCGGGAAACCCTGCAGCAACTGCTAATGCTCTTTTTAATTTGGTAGATTCGGAAAACCCTCCATTAAGACTGCTGTTGGGAAAAACTGTTTACCCTTGGGTAAAATACACTTACGAAGAACGACTGAAAATATGGGAATCATGGCAGGATGTTTCTGTAGCAGCACATGGATAATAGAGTTTAAATTGACAGAATCTGAATTTGCCGGATTCTGTTTTTAAAATTGAGAACAATGAAACATTTCAAAAAAATCAGCGATCTGCATGAAGCTCTTGGTGTAAAACCTCCGGAGAACCCACTTTTTAGTGTGGCATACGGTGAAAGGGACACTTGCAACGGTAATAGTATTCTTGAATTTTCATCAGAATTTTACATAATAGGATTTAAAAAATTAAAATCCGGCAGTATGCATTATGGAAAAACAAAATATGACCATGACCTTGGCTCCATGTCGTTTGTAAAGCCCCAGCAGAAAGTGGTTTTTAAAAATGTAGAACTAGAGGAAAAGGGATTCCTAATTATTATTCATGAAGACTTTTTGCCGGGAACAGTACTTTACAACGAAATCAGGAAATATAGTTATTTCGATTATGAGGTCAATGAGGCATTACATCTTTCACCTGCAGAAGAGGATATCATCTGGAATTTGTATTTCAGCATTGAAAAAGAATACCATAATAATACTGACGAACTAAGCAAAGCTATAATTGTAAGTCATCTGGATTCCATGCTTAAATATGCACAGCGCTTTTATAAAAGACAGTTTATTAACCGTAAACAACTAACCGGTTCTACAGTCACAAAATTTAATGCACTGCTGGCTGCTAATTTTGAAGAAAGAAAAACAAAAAACATAGGATTACCAACGGTATCCCTGATGGCAGAGAAGCTAAATATATCTTCCCGCTATTTAACCGATTTGCTCAAACAAGAAACAGGAAAGACGGCATTAGAACTTATTCATCTTTTTTTGATTGGTGAGGCAAAAAACTTATTGACCGAAAGAGAACTAAATATATCTGAAATTTCACATTTACTTGGTTTTGAAAATACAACCTACTTTTCACGCCTGTTTAAAAAAGAAGTAGGTCGCACTCCAAATGAATTCAGAGGAAATATCTTAAACTAACAAATATAAATCTTATAAAACAGTAAGAGAAAGCCTCTCTGTAATTTTATCTTAAAACCAGGGCGATGCAATCAAACAGCGCCAATAATGACATTTAAAAATTAATATACAAAAAAATGAAACGTACAGCAAGAGCTTATTGGTCAGGTACTATAAAAGAAGGCAACGGTGAATTGACCACCCAAAGCGGAACCTTAAACAAAACGAAGTTCAGTTTTAAAACTCGTATTTCTGAAGACGTAAAAGGCACAAATCCTGAAGAGTTGTTAGCGGCAGCACATGCAGGTTGTTTTACGATGGCTGTCAGTTTTGCATTAACAGAGAAAGGACTGGATCCAACATCATTAAATACAGAAGCTACTTTGTCAATGGAGGGTTTTGATATAACAGGAATACATCTTTCAATTACAGGTTCTGTGTCGGGAATTAGTGCCGATGAATTTGAAACCATTACAAAAGATGCTGAAAAGAATTGCTTAATTTCCAAGGTTTTAAATATACCAATACATTCAGAAGCACATTTTATTTCTTAAGAATTTAACCTGAAAAAATCCTTGAGACTTGTCTGATAGTTAAGTTTATAAAGAAAATGTGTAGGCTGAGGTCTAAATAACGAATTAATTTAAAAATACATAAATATTAAAAAATAACAAGAAATGTCAAACAATCAAAATAAAATAGCATTAGTAACAGGTGCAAGCCGTGGACTTGGTAAAGATTCGGCTTTACAATTAGCAAAAAAAGGATTTGATATCATCCTTACTTATCAAACCAAAAAAGAATTTGCGGACGAAGTGGTAAAAGAAATTGAAACTATTGGACAAAAAGCGTTTGCATTGCGTTTGGATATTTCCACAACTGCAGGTTTTGACCAATTTGTAACTGAAGTAAGAGGTGTTTTAGATACTCAATTTTCTTCTGCAAAACTAGATGCAGTGGTAAACAATGCAGGTATCGGAATCAATGAAAGTTTTGAAACAACAACAGAAGAAATTTTGGACGCAATGACAAATATCCATTTCAAAGGGCCGTATTTCTTAACACAAAAATTGTTACCATTACTGAATGATGGAAGCAGCATTGTGAACACGTCCTCTGGTTTGGCAAGATTTTCTTTTGCTGGATATTCCGCTTATGGTGCAATGAAAGCGGCAGTCGATTCATTATCAAGATACCAGGCTTTGGAATTGGGAAGCAGAAAGATAAGAGTCAATTCCGTTGCTCCGGGCGCCATTGAAACTGATTTTGGTGGCGGTGTTGTTCGTGATACTTCAGATTTGAATAAATATTTAGCTTCTGAAACAGCTTTAGGAAGAGTTGGT contains:
- a CDS encoding AraC family transcriptional regulator; amino-acid sequence: MKHFKKISDLHEALGVKPPENPLFSVAYGERDTCNGNSILEFSSEFYIIGFKKLKSGSMHYGKTKYDHDLGSMSFVKPQQKVVFKNVELEEKGFLIIIHEDFLPGTVLYNEIRKYSYFDYEVNEALHLSPAEEDIIWNLYFSIEKEYHNNTDELSKAIIVSHLDSMLKYAQRFYKRQFINRKQLTGSTVTKFNALLAANFEERKTKNIGLPTVSLMAEKLNISSRYLTDLLKQETGKTALELIHLFLIGEAKNLLTERELNISEISHLLGFENTTYFSRLFKKEVGRTPNEFRGNILN
- a CDS encoding SDR family NAD(P)-dependent oxidoreductase, with protein sequence MSNNQNKIALVTGASRGLGKDSALQLAKKGFDIILTYQTKKEFADEVVKEIETIGQKAFALRLDISTTAGFDQFVTEVRGVLDTQFSSAKLDAVVNNAGIGINESFETTTEEILDAMTNIHFKGPYFLTQKLLPLLNDGSSIVNTSSGLARFSFAGYSAYGAMKAAVDSLSRYQALELGSRKIRVNSVAPGAIETDFGGGVVRDTSDLNKYLASETALGRVGLPDDIGSVVAFLCSDDSKWINAQRIEVSGGYRI
- a CDS encoding OsmC family peroxiredoxin translates to MKRTARAYWSGTIKEGNGELTTQSGTLNKTKFSFKTRISEDVKGTNPEELLAAAHAGCFTMAVSFALTEKGLDPTSLNTEATLSMEGFDITGIHLSITGSVSGISADEFETITKDAEKNCLISKVLNIPIHSEAHFIS